In a genomic window of Candidatus Neomarinimicrobiota bacterium:
- a CDS encoding M67 family metallopeptidase, with amino-acid sequence MLSELAVEAANESAVKAYPEESCGFLYGSDTGPTVKVVLARPVENRRQEGRTRHYFITPEQYLEGEDYAESSGYKLVGIYHSHPDHPAIPSQKDLDGALPGFVYQILSILQGATTEHRWWELSPDRSKFLELVPVALEPEPATS; translated from the coding sequence ATGCTGAGCGAATTGGCCGTGGAAGCGGCCAATGAGTCAGCCGTGAAGGCCTATCCTGAGGAATCGTGCGGCTTTTTATACGGAAGCGATACGGGTCCCACCGTCAAAGTGGTGCTGGCAAGACCGGTTGAGAATCGGCGGCAGGAAGGGCGCACACGCCATTATTTTATTACGCCAGAGCAGTACCTCGAAGGGGAGGACTATGCTGAAAGCTCCGGCTACAAGTTGGTGGGCATATACCACTCCCATCCGGACCATCCCGCGATTCCATCGCAAAAGGACTTAGACGGTGCCTTGCCAGGCTTCGTATATCAAATTCTGAGCATCCTGCAGGGCGCCACAACGGAACACAGGTGGTGGGAGCTATCCCCGGACCGGAGCAAATTCTTGGAGCTCGTTCCGGTGGCACTAGAACCAGAGCCG